The following proteins are encoded in a genomic region of Paenibacillus sp. FSL H3-0469:
- a CDS encoding helix-turn-helix domain-containing protein produces MRATINRLVRYKAFQKLTISYFLLVLLTVSLLSSVLFSLFSRSAIKEIERNSRAMLSQITYASDVVYNQVMTIGNTLLIQPEILSFLDETVENKVSNYHIFQQIEQIANLNPYIHSIGIHRPSTGTTVDTAGLPFDVSLTAPSAKQYMEFNPRSLKVAGRNNGKPLQFLTFLLYPNFAYQTTGSPLIYINVEEQSILTTIRKIGKADAANNVFVINNEGKVLSHTDSNLFLDDLSGEEYVRTILIENQPENSFTTTIANKKSLVTYVKSEELDWYFVSVSPYSELISNIDQLRGITLLVTAGIVLAGLLSSILLTSNMNKPLSALLEKVMPAPATPASGLALIDEYKMVNEVFQSYHEREKSMQFVISHSSRTVREHYLHALLRGHSLEDSASSEIIKEIGEEVAGPFFGVLVFKINELEPAGERVEGKQQSLLRFALGNISKELLEHIGPCDVLIMGGNEAVAILQYTKNQLPEELKPALRDVQSFLNRYFKVTVSIGIGDIAFGKGNIPSSYTSAQQYVKYRLIYGKEAILDAAATRHHVLTALSYPGACEKKLIDAVQQGKPEPIISATQEFIDTISGGSVHQIITFSTQLMLSLLKHFDYLQHVPDSNFNDYLQAVTEIEGAEDLAEIRNLFGRYCSTICKLIEDKNHWMNAKKHNSLIEKVQNYVHEHYAEPNISLDLVSKIAGLSPSYLGKLFKGATGQSFSEYLNNTRLDKARELLAATPDTAAKISEAVGIYNITYFSTLFKKKYGLTPSAFREQEAMKSAMDDEE; encoded by the coding sequence ATGCGGGCAACCATCAACCGGCTTGTTCGATACAAGGCCTTTCAAAAACTCACCATCTCATATTTCCTTCTCGTTCTGCTAACCGTAAGCCTGCTGTCCAGTGTACTCTTCTCCTTGTTCTCCAGAAGCGCCATTAAGGAGATCGAACGTAATTCCCGGGCCATGTTATCCCAGATCACGTACGCTTCGGATGTAGTCTATAATCAAGTCATGACGATTGGAAATACACTGCTGATTCAACCGGAGATCCTTTCGTTTCTGGATGAGACGGTGGAGAACAAGGTAAGCAATTATCATATTTTTCAGCAGATTGAGCAAATTGCCAATCTAAACCCATATATCCACAGTATCGGAATCCACCGGCCTTCTACAGGCACGACAGTCGATACAGCCGGGCTTCCATTCGACGTATCGCTCACCGCGCCTAGCGCGAAGCAGTACATGGAATTCAATCCGCGCAGCCTGAAGGTTGCGGGCCGCAACAACGGCAAGCCCTTACAGTTCCTGACCTTCTTGCTGTATCCGAATTTTGCATATCAGACCACAGGCAGTCCGCTGATCTATATCAATGTGGAGGAGCAGTCGATTCTGACGACCATCCGCAAGATCGGCAAAGCGGACGCCGCTAATAATGTCTTCGTGATCAATAATGAAGGTAAAGTGCTGTCTCATACCGATTCCAATCTGTTCCTGGATGATCTATCCGGGGAGGAGTATGTGCGGACGATATTAATTGAGAACCAACCGGAGAACAGCTTCACCACGACGATCGCAAACAAAAAGAGTCTGGTCACTTATGTGAAATCAGAGGAACTGGACTGGTATTTTGTAAGCGTTTCACCGTATTCGGAGCTTATTTCTAACATTGATCAGCTCCGGGGAATTACGCTGCTGGTGACCGCCGGAATTGTACTCGCAGGCCTGTTGAGCTCTATCCTGTTGACCTCGAACATGAATAAGCCCTTATCGGCGCTGCTGGAAAAAGTTATGCCTGCCCCGGCCACACCCGCATCCGGCCTGGCACTTATAGATGAGTACAAGATGGTGAACGAAGTGTTCCAATCCTATCATGAACGTGAGAAATCGATGCAGTTCGTCATCAGCCATTCTTCCCGGACGGTCCGTGAGCATTATCTTCATGCCTTGCTGCGGGGTCATTCCCTGGAGGACTCGGCCTCCAGCGAAATAATTAAGGAGATTGGAGAGGAGGTGGCGGGGCCGTTCTTCGGCGTGCTGGTGTTCAAGATCAATGAGCTTGAGCCGGCAGGGGAGAGGGTAGAGGGGAAACAGCAGTCCTTGCTGCGCTTCGCGCTGGGGAATATCTCCAAAGAGCTGCTGGAGCATATCGGCCCCTGTGATGTTCTCATCATGGGAGGAAATGAAGCCGTTGCCATCCTTCAGTATACGAAAAATCAGCTCCCGGAGGAGCTGAAGCCTGCCTTGCGTGATGTTCAAAGCTTCCTGAACCGTTACTTCAAGGTGACAGTATCTATTGGTATAGGAGATATAGCCTTTGGCAAGGGAAATATTCCGTCCTCGTATACTTCCGCGCAGCAGTATGTGAAATACCGCTTAATCTATGGAAAAGAAGCGATTCTGGATGCAGCGGCGACAAGGCACCATGTGTTAACGGCCTTAAGCTATCCCGGCGCCTGCGAGAAGAAGCTGATTGATGCTGTGCAGCAGGGCAAGCCGGAGCCTATTATTAGCGCCACCCAAGAATTTATCGATACCATATCCGGCGGTTCGGTTCATCAGATCATTACCTTTAGCACTCAGCTCATGTTGTCTTTGCTGAAACATTTCGATTATTTACAGCATGTGCCGGATTCTAATTTCAATGATTACCTGCAGGCGGTAACCGAGATTGAAGGTGCTGAGGATTTGGCGGAGATCCGCAACCTGTTTGGCCGCTATTGCTCCACGATCTGCAAGTTAATTGAAGACAAAAATCACTGGATGAATGCCAAGAAGCATAATAGTCTCATTGAAAAAGTACAGAATTATGTCCATGAGCATTATGCCGAGCCTAATATTTCCCTCGATCTGGTGTCCAAAATCGCCGGACTGTCACCCAGCTATCTGGGCAAGCTGTTCAAAGGAGCAACCGGGCAATCCTTCAGTGAATACCTGAACAACACCCGGCTGGACAAAGCCAGGGAGTTACTTGCTGCTACACCTGACACGGCGGCCAAGATCAGTGAAGCGGTCGGGATCTACAACATCACTTACTTCTCCACCCTGTTCAAGAAAAAGTACGGACTGACACCCTCGGCCTTCCGTGAGCAGGAGGCGATGAAGAGCGCGATGGATGATGAAGAATGA
- a CDS encoding ABC transporter permease, producing the protein MNILSVLHCEIRKIIRSNVFWIMFLVLGFGPIMMGVGNVLSSDAGGVTWEVYLNGLLETLAPLGVIGYTFVAAWVFGREFSDRTIKDLLAKPISRAKIVLSKFLVILAWCVLLSIYMFAIGLAVGAILGVAGGSAAFIWSLFLKFLITSLLFILVTTPSILLANVTKGYLAPLGLILIIVILSNVLSSFGFAPYFPWTIPSVFLSTGSLQLSSIIILAYTGIIGIAGTFAWWRYAEQP; encoded by the coding sequence ATGAATATTTTATCGGTGTTGCATTGTGAGATCCGCAAGATTATCCGCTCGAATGTATTCTGGATCATGTTCCTGGTTTTAGGCTTCGGGCCCATCATGATGGGCGTCGGAAATGTATTATCCAGTGACGCCGGCGGTGTCACCTGGGAAGTGTATTTAAACGGATTGCTGGAGACACTTGCCCCGCTGGGAGTGATCGGATACACCTTTGTGGCCGCATGGGTATTCGGACGGGAATTTTCAGACCGGACCATCAAAGATTTACTGGCCAAGCCCATTTCCAGAGCGAAAATTGTATTGTCTAAGTTTCTGGTCATTTTAGCATGGTGCGTGCTGCTGTCCATCTATATGTTTGCCATTGGTCTTGCCGTAGGAGCCATCCTGGGCGTTGCAGGCGGGTCCGCCGCTTTCATTTGGAGCTTGTTCCTTAAGTTCCTGATTACCTCGCTGTTGTTCATTTTGGTGACCACACCAAGCATTCTGTTGGCTAATGTGACCAAGGGCTACCTGGCTCCCCTGGGGCTCATCCTGATCATCGTCATTCTGTCCAATGTGCTCAGCTCCTTCGGATTTGCACCCTACTTCCCATGGACGATCCCGTCGGTATTTCTAAGCACCGGTTCGCTGCAGCTGAGCAGTATCATCATACTTGCCTATACCGGGATCATCGGAATCGCCGGAACCTTTGCCTGGTGGAGATATGCGGAGCAGCCTTAA
- a CDS encoding glycoside hydrolase family 88 protein codes for MLKITVSTRNEVIDRAVRQTRRQLARLASMPPSGQIKLPYVTNNGRYMLEDKWSSGFFIGLLYRLYQLTGDPLYMEEADRWIGGIEPYKNQGDYQDIGFLFYYSYALGYDLTGKEAYRAIALEAADSLFDSRLPGGYLECNWLPEGKRYAGVDSMMNIRLWLWAYRVTGEERYRAAAIESARITSAALMREDGFTYEYMRMDSVTGAPEEPYNKNAKFSSASVWARGHTWALYGAVQMYLLGHEEEWRTKVERLSAFYLAHVCSDGVPAWDLMLSDQETAMRDASAAAISCSAFYQFAAALSPNDPLRQQFRQEAERVLDILISAEYAPTGPEHEGLLVHASTPLHVVQAAGESQIWGDYFLLEALYYSLEVGS; via the coding sequence GTGCTGAAGATTACTGTATCCACACGTAATGAGGTAATTGACCGTGCCGTCAGACAGACCCGCCGGCAGCTTGCCAGGCTTGCTTCAATGCCACCTTCCGGTCAGATTAAGCTTCCTTATGTTACGAACAACGGAAGATACATGCTGGAGGATAAGTGGTCTTCCGGCTTCTTCATTGGACTTCTCTACCGGCTCTATCAGTTGACTGGCGATCCTCTCTATATGGAGGAGGCTGACCGCTGGATCGGCGGGATTGAGCCTTATAAGAATCAGGGGGATTATCAGGATATTGGCTTCCTGTTCTATTATTCTTATGCACTCGGGTACGATCTGACCGGTAAGGAAGCCTACAGGGCGATTGCGCTTGAAGCTGCTGACAGCCTCTTTGATTCCCGTCTCCCGGGCGGTTATCTGGAATGCAATTGGCTGCCCGAGGGGAAGCGCTACGCAGGCGTTGACAGTATGATGAACATCCGGTTGTGGCTATGGGCCTACCGGGTAACCGGTGAGGAGCGCTATCGCGCCGCTGCCATAGAATCAGCGCGGATTACAAGTGCTGCGCTGATGAGGGAAGACGGCTTCACTTACGAATATATGAGAATGGATTCCGTTACGGGAGCCCCGGAGGAGCCCTACAACAAGAACGCTAAGTTCAGCTCAGCCTCGGTATGGGCCAGAGGCCACACATGGGCACTCTATGGAGCGGTTCAAATGTATCTGCTTGGCCATGAAGAGGAGTGGAGAACAAAGGTTGAACGGCTCTCTGCATTCTACTTAGCCCATGTCTGTAGTGACGGTGTTCCGGCCTGGGATCTGATGCTGTCCGATCAGGAGACGGCTATGAGGGATGCTTCCGCTGCTGCGATCTCTTGCTCTGCCTTCTATCAGTTTGCCGCAGCCCTAAGCCCTAATGATCCCTTGCGCCAGCAATTCCGGCAAGAAGCAGAGAGGGTGCTCGATATTCTGATTTCTGCGGAGTATGCGCCTACGGGTCCGGAGCATGAAGGATTGCTGGTGCACGCCAGCACTCCGCTGCATGTCGTTCAAGCCGCAGGCGAATCCCAGATCTGGGGCGATTATTTTCTGCTGGAGGCTCTATATTACTCATTGGAGGTCGGTTCTTAA
- a CDS encoding aldolase/citrate lyase family protein — translation MNQAAEQQVYFYVPGYKPNYIEYAMTFYPMNIILCLEDGTPEDKKLEARYVVKNALQEFSDSEHTLIVRVNSVHTSHWEQDLEELVPERPARIRLPMVRTAEDLRQVERKVQDIIQKRSLNYSPSYEVMIECCEAIANLGEIHQASRNIYAFTFGGTDYFNDCVAKGLVDPAWEVRKAKQKLGEYCRRLGLQCFDTTYMAYRDLEGFREDCLLSREYGFTGRSVIHPDQVAVVQDIYGISIA, via the coding sequence ATGAATCAGGCTGCTGAACAGCAAGTCTATTTCTATGTTCCGGGATACAAACCGAATTACATAGAGTATGCCATGACCTTCTATCCTATGAATATTATTCTTTGTCTGGAAGACGGTACGCCGGAGGATAAGAAGCTTGAAGCAAGATATGTGGTCAAGAATGCCCTTCAGGAATTCAGTGACTCGGAGCATACCCTCATTGTCCGCGTGAATAGTGTTCATACCTCTCACTGGGAGCAGGATCTGGAAGAGCTAGTGCCAGAGCGCCCTGCCCGAATCCGGCTGCCCATGGTCCGGACGGCGGAGGATTTACGGCAAGTGGAACGCAAGGTGCAGGATATTATTCAAAAGCGCAGCTTGAACTATTCTCCAAGCTATGAAGTCATGATCGAATGCTGCGAGGCTATTGCCAATCTCGGAGAGATTCATCAGGCCAGCCGGAATATTTATGCTTTTACCTTTGGAGGAACGGATTATTTCAATGACTGTGTAGCTAAGGGGCTTGTGGACCCGGCCTGGGAGGTCCGGAAGGCCAAGCAGAAGCTGGGGGAATACTGCCGCAGGCTGGGGCTTCAATGCTTTGACACTACTTACATGGCTTATCGTGATCTGGAGGGGTTTCGCGAGGATTGCCTGCTCTCCAGGGAATATGGCTTTACGGGGCGTTCCGTAATCCATCCTGACCAGGTTGCCGTCGTCCAAGACATATACGGAATTTCAATAGCGTAG
- a CDS encoding triphosphoribosyl-dephospho-CoA synthase, which translates to MTASGQAAASWIAETMVYSVLAEAVSWPSPGLVSAVSNGCHADMDVYTFLRSALRIQPYYQQAARLGVAESSGRTGREYLFRRLQQTGRRAEADMLKATGGVNTHKGTIFLGLILCAAAGMTSQSPSGIAEPQEICRLAGRLAEYPLRAQLADILEETQHASTGGRAYREWGIRGIRGEVIDGFPSILQQGLPALREALQQGADLRTAQIHSLLSLMTVVQDTTLLNRNFDRTRIDYTQKSALAALDRGSLFTSEGRAYIRTMEEDFRLRSLSPGGSADLLAMTLALHLWTENQGEERVWRTIPLCQPSFVTGSASMS; encoded by the coding sequence GTGACCGCTTCCGGCCAAGCTGCAGCGTCCTGGATTGCCGAAACGATGGTCTACAGTGTTCTGGCCGAGGCTGTGAGCTGGCCTTCCCCCGGATTGGTATCGGCGGTCAGCAACGGATGTCACGCGGATATGGATGTTTACACTTTTCTGAGAAGCGCACTCCGCATTCAGCCTTATTACCAGCAAGCAGCACGCTTGGGCGTAGCAGAATCCTCGGGCCGAACCGGCAGAGAATATTTATTCAGGAGGCTCCAGCAGACCGGGCGGCGGGCCGAGGCTGACATGCTTAAGGCTACCGGGGGAGTGAATACCCATAAAGGAACGATCTTCCTGGGGTTGATTCTATGCGCGGCTGCCGGAATGACGAGTCAAAGTCCATCCGGCATAGCAGAACCGCAGGAGATATGCCGCTTGGCCGGAAGGCTGGCTGAGTATCCGCTGCGGGCACAATTGGCAGACATCCTGGAGGAGACGCAACATGCAAGCACAGGCGGACGCGCGTACAGGGAGTGGGGAATTAGAGGGATACGGGGCGAAGTTATAGACGGATTTCCGTCCATTCTTCAGCAGGGCTTGCCTGCCTTGCGTGAGGCGCTTCAACAAGGAGCGGATCTGCGGACGGCGCAGATCCACTCCTTGTTATCATTGATGACTGTGGTACAGGATACCACGCTGCTGAACCGCAATTTCGACAGGACAAGGATTGACTATACTCAGAAGAGTGCCTTAGCGGCGTTGGACCGGGGGAGTCTGTTCACCTCTGAGGGCAGAGCCTATATCCGCACCATGGAGGAGGATTTCCGTCTCCGTTCCCTATCTCCCGGCGGATCAGCCGATCTGCTGGCCATGACGCTTGCTTTGCATTTGTGGACTGAGAATCAGGGGGAGGAAAGAGTGTGGCGAACGATTCCGCTGTGTCAGCCATCCTTCGTGACCGGGAGCGCCTCCATGAGCTAA
- the sbnA gene encoding 2,3-diaminopropionate biosynthesis protein SbnA, translated as MIYDNVLQLIGNTPIVKLNYLPEPNGAQVFIKLEGLNPGGSMKDRTALYIISQAEAAGQLQPGGTIVESSSGNLAIGLALVARQKGYKLICVVDPKISPVNLSIIQAYGAETVMVDQADEYGNYLRARLDKVQDLVRQLGAFWPNQYNNPSNPEAHRQTTAPEIYEAFGNGLQWVVIPAGTCGLITGCSLGLKEHIPQIKIMAVDAAGSVTFGQPPGVRHQIGIGSAIVPGNVRRELYDEITHVSDAEAFSTTRRLVQEEGLLVGGSAGSAVFAALKLARRLRAGDKVLAILPDRGDRYYNTIFSDEWLEKIGIERVTSAVKI; from the coding sequence TTGATCTACGACAATGTGCTGCAATTAATTGGGAACACGCCTATTGTTAAACTGAATTATCTTCCAGAGCCGAATGGGGCGCAGGTATTCATCAAGCTGGAAGGCCTTAATCCCGGCGGCAGCATGAAGGACCGCACAGCGCTCTACATTATCAGCCAAGCGGAGGCAGCGGGACAACTGCAGCCCGGCGGCACGATTGTTGAATCTTCCTCCGGGAATCTGGCGATCGGACTGGCGCTTGTAGCACGGCAAAAAGGGTACAAGCTGATTTGTGTGGTCGATCCCAAAATCAGCCCGGTCAATCTCAGCATTATCCAGGCTTATGGTGCAGAGACGGTAATGGTTGATCAGGCTGATGAGTATGGCAACTATCTTAGAGCCCGCCTGGACAAGGTACAGGATCTCGTCAGGCAACTGGGGGCATTCTGGCCTAATCAGTATAATAACCCGAGTAATCCTGAGGCACACAGACAAACGACTGCGCCTGAAATCTATGAGGCGTTCGGTAATGGGCTTCAGTGGGTGGTCATACCGGCAGGTACCTGCGGTCTCATTACCGGGTGCAGCCTGGGGCTGAAAGAACATATCCCGCAGATAAAGATCATGGCCGTTGATGCGGCCGGTTCGGTTACCTTCGGGCAGCCGCCGGGTGTAAGGCATCAGATTGGCATTGGTTCAGCTATAGTACCGGGCAATGTACGAAGAGAGCTGTATGACGAGATTACGCATGTCTCGGATGCGGAGGCCTTCTCCACCACCCGCAGGCTGGTTCAGGAAGAAGGGCTGCTGGTCGGCGGCTCCGCAGGTTCAGCGGTATTCGCGGCCCTTAAGCTTGCCCGCCGCCTGCGTGCCGGGGACAAAGTTCTTGCGATTCTTCCAGATCGCGGAGACCGGTATTACAATACTATTTTTTCGGATGAATGGCTGGAGAAGATTGGGATTGAACGGGTTACAAGCGCTGTGAAAATATGA
- a CDS encoding ABC transporter ATP-binding protein, with product MSILSKKRIGSTPAIQIDGVHKSFGDYTILNNLSLEVSRGEIYGFLGLNGAGKTTTIKMLLAMLKPTSGKLYMLGEKVDAGNSKLWSNVGYLEEATFYPDLTVTENLDIARRMQGLPDPDAVHQVIYKLGLAPHKKKKAKHLSLGNKQRLGLAKAMIHNPEILILDEPINGLDPAGVAEIRNMLYNLAHNFGITVFISSHLLEELSKVSTRIGIIHGGKLVKEVAMDKLEQSLEKSLVVNGRNKPALKKVLEEHGYNFVDTADGSIKLTNEHAADHPERLAELLVQSNQPPTSLRVVTEDLEGYFLRTIGVNRGIV from the coding sequence ATGAGTATTTTATCCAAGAAAAGAATCGGCAGCACGCCCGCTATACAAATTGACGGAGTGCACAAAAGCTTTGGCGACTATACCATATTAAACAATCTTTCGCTGGAGGTCAGCCGGGGAGAGATCTACGGATTCCTGGGACTGAACGGCGCCGGGAAGACAACGACGATCAAAATGCTCCTGGCAATGCTTAAGCCTACTTCCGGCAAGCTGTATATGTTAGGTGAGAAGGTCGACGCCGGAAACTCTAAATTATGGAGCAACGTCGGATATTTGGAGGAGGCTACCTTTTATCCGGATCTGACGGTAACGGAGAATCTTGATATCGCACGGCGTATGCAAGGCTTGCCGGACCCGGATGCCGTACATCAGGTCATCTATAAGCTGGGGCTTGCGCCGCACAAAAAGAAAAAAGCAAAGCATCTCTCACTTGGGAACAAGCAGCGTCTGGGTCTTGCCAAAGCGATGATTCACAACCCGGAGATTCTGATTCTGGACGAGCCGATCAACGGCCTTGATCCCGCAGGCGTGGCGGAGATACGGAATATGTTATACAATCTGGCGCACAATTTCGGCATCACTGTTTTTATATCCAGCCATCTGTTAGAGGAGCTCTCGAAGGTGTCCACACGGATTGGTATTATTCACGGCGGCAAGCTGGTGAAAGAAGTCGCAATGGACAAGCTGGAGCAGTCCTTGGAGAAAAGCCTGGTCGTGAACGGCCGGAACAAGCCCGCCTTAAAGAAGGTGCTGGAGGAGCATGGCTATAACTTCGTGGATACGGCGGACGGCTCCATTAAACTAACCAATGAACATGCCGCAGATCATCCTGAACGGCTGGCCGAACTGCTCGTGCAAAGCAATCAGCCGCCAACGTCACTCCGGGTGGTTACAGAGGATCTGGAAGGCTATTTTCTCCGCACCATCGGGGTTAACAGGGGGATTGTATAA
- a CDS encoding ABC transporter permease subunit gives MKKKRRPGLSILSDIRRNGTSYLLVLPAMAYTFIFGYMTYPYLVIAFQRFNYTKGIFHSEWVGFKNFEFFFRSNKALTVTFNTIYLNLLFIIFGTLMALAISLVLNELRKKLFVKISQSLMLFPNFISWIVISYVLYALFSMDMGVINRILNQFGMASVNWYTEAQSWPAILTIMHVWKGAGMSAIIYLATITGIDETLYEAAEIDGANRLQMCFRITLPLMMPTVIILTMLSVGKIMYGDFGMIYALIGDNGTLYSTTDIIDTYVFRSLRQIGDPSEAMAVGLFQSVIGFILVFGTNAITRKYFKDGALY, from the coding sequence TTGAAGAAAAAACGGCGCCCAGGGCTCAGCATACTGTCGGACATCCGCAGAAACGGCACATCCTATTTGTTGGTTTTGCCGGCCATGGCATACACATTTATTTTCGGGTATATGACCTATCCTTATCTGGTCATTGCTTTCCAGCGTTTCAATTATACAAAGGGAATCTTCCATAGCGAATGGGTGGGCTTCAAAAACTTTGAGTTTTTCTTTCGTTCCAATAAAGCGCTTACAGTTACCTTTAATACCATTTACCTTAATTTACTGTTTATTATTTTTGGTACACTGATGGCGCTGGCCATTTCACTGGTGCTGAATGAGCTGCGCAAGAAGCTGTTTGTGAAGATCAGCCAGTCGCTGATGTTATTCCCAAATTTCATTTCATGGATCGTCATTAGCTATGTGCTGTATGCGCTTTTCTCCATGGATATGGGCGTGATTAACAGAATCCTGAACCAATTCGGCATGGCCTCCGTGAACTGGTATACCGAAGCCCAGTCCTGGCCGGCGATTCTGACCATCATGCATGTGTGGAAGGGTGCGGGCATGAGTGCGATCATCTACCTGGCGACCATTACCGGCATCGACGAGACGTTGTATGAAGCCGCCGAGATTGACGGGGCGAACCGCCTGCAAATGTGTTTTAGGATAACACTTCCGCTAATGATGCCAACGGTTATTATCCTGACCATGCTCTCGGTCGGCAAAATTATGTACGGCGATTTCGGGATGATCTATGCGCTCATCGGGGACAACGGCACCCTGTATTCGACTACAGATATTATTGATACGTATGTATTCCGTTCCTTGCGCCAGATCGGCGACCCTTCCGAAGCCATGGCCGTGGGATTATTCCAGTCGGTGATCGGATTCATCCTTGTCTTTGGTACCAATGCCATTACCCGCAAGTACTTCAAAGACGGTGCATTATATTAA
- a CDS encoding response regulator transcription factor has protein sequence MSKTILVVDDDEEIVKLISKTLRYEQFAVITASSGGEALSAVEDHPIDFVVLDIVMPDMSGLDVCRTIRSSYNVPIMLLSARDQDIDKIVGLEIGADDYMTKPFSIQELASRIKAHFRKVDRLHKEWGELSPAKDKANAPLILNDKTYEAFLYGGKLDLSAKEFQILSILMRHPNQVLSREQIYENVWGDEYGEINTVTVHIKNIRKKLGPEQHFIKTIWGIGYKYTEREQ, from the coding sequence ATGTCCAAAACGATATTAGTGGTAGACGATGATGAAGAAATCGTAAAGCTTATCAGCAAGACGCTAAGGTATGAGCAATTCGCTGTAATTACGGCCAGTTCGGGGGGAGAAGCTTTATCTGCGGTGGAGGATCACCCTATTGATTTCGTTGTTCTCGATATCGTCATGCCTGATATGAGCGGACTGGATGTCTGCCGGACGATCCGGTCCTCTTATAATGTTCCTATTATGTTATTAAGTGCGCGGGATCAGGATATTGATAAAATTGTCGGTCTGGAAATCGGCGCAGATGATTATATGACCAAGCCGTTCAGTATTCAGGAGCTGGCTTCCAGGATCAAGGCGCATTTCCGCAAAGTGGACAGGCTGCACAAAGAGTGGGGCGAGCTTAGCCCCGCCAAAGACAAGGCCAATGCTCCGCTCATTTTAAATGATAAAACGTATGAAGCCTTCCTGTACGGCGGGAAGCTCGACTTATCCGCGAAGGAATTTCAAATTCTGTCTATTCTGATGCGTCACCCGAATCAGGTACTAAGCCGGGAGCAGATCTATGAGAACGTCTGGGGAGACGAATACGGCGAGATCAATACCGTAACGGTTCATATCAAGAATATCCGCAAGAAGCTGGGTCCTGAGCAACACTTCATTAAAACCATTTGGGGCATAGGCTATAAATACACGGAAAGAGAGCAATAG
- a CDS encoding HAMP domain-containing sensor histidine kinase, with protein MKLKIKLPLLFLLMLLILMFSIGLYLKFVFAVYSPIRTTLLDSPYIVLLLPIFAIAGCIFLILIIYIHYYIEKPIRRLNARLEEVNVVHPLPPLALKRKDEIGELYKHFNKMEHRLQLAHREQTDMLAAIAHDLKTPLTSINGFTELLATHENLPEAEKQEFYELIQRKSAFMVELLNDFSSFTKEKSELESMTAKPVKARDLFADIAFEYEYELAGLDIELTCRHSFTDSIWLTVNEPMLRRVFGNLFSNAVRYGGKNELKVYMTGYLREHHAYFQIEDNGIGVPDKDMSSLFLKFFTVDPSRQIRKGGLGLGLASCKSIIEHHGGEIMAFPSEHGGLGIRFSLPL; from the coding sequence ATGAAACTTAAAATCAAGCTTCCCCTGTTATTCCTGCTGATGCTGCTGATTCTGATGTTCTCTATTGGACTCTACTTGAAGTTTGTCTTTGCCGTATATTCCCCAATACGTACCACCTTGCTGGACTCACCATATATAGTATTACTGCTGCCCATCTTCGCCATCGCTGGCTGCATATTTCTCATTCTGATCATCTATATTCATTATTATATTGAGAAGCCTATCCGGCGTCTGAATGCCCGGCTGGAGGAAGTCAATGTGGTCCATCCCCTGCCTCCGCTGGCTTTGAAGCGTAAGGACGAGATCGGAGAGCTATATAAGCACTTCAATAAGATGGAGCACCGGCTTCAGCTCGCCCACAGAGAACAGACCGATATGCTTGCCGCCATCGCCCACGATTTGAAGACACCCCTGACCTCGATTAACGGCTTCACAGAACTGCTGGCTACCCATGAGAACTTACCTGAAGCTGAAAAGCAGGAATTTTATGAATTGATTCAGCGGAAGTCAGCCTTTATGGTTGAACTCCTCAATGATTTCTCCAGCTTCACCAAAGAAAAATCGGAGCTCGAATCCATGACCGCTAAGCCTGTAAAGGCGAGAGATTTATTTGCCGACATTGCTTTTGAATATGAGTATGAGCTGGCGGGACTTGATATTGAACTGACATGCCGCCATTCCTTCACGGACAGCATTTGGCTGACGGTCAATGAACCGATGCTTCGCCGGGTGTTCGGCAATCTCTTCAGCAATGCCGTACGATATGGTGGAAAGAATGAGCTGAAGGTGTATATGACCGGTTACCTGCGGGAGCATCATGCTTATTTTCAGATTGAGGATAATGGCATTGGTGTGCCGGATAAGGACATGTCTTCGCTGTTCCTCAAATTTTTTACGGTGGACCCGTCGCGGCAGATCCGGAAGGGCGGACTTGGTCTGGGGCTGGCCAGCTGTAAATCGATTATTGAGCACCATGGAGGCGAAATTATGGCCTTCCCTTCCGAACATGGCGGTCTCGGGATCAGGTTCAGCCTGCCTTTATAG